The following proteins are co-located in the Diaphorobacter sp. HDW4B genome:
- a CDS encoding polyprenyl synthetase family protein yields the protein MREVDKVIAARLSSSVPLVSQVAQYIISAGGKRLRPALLLLLSGALEYKDAQRFNLAAVVEFIHTATLLHDDVVDESTLRRGRPTANENFGNPASVLVGDFLYSRAFQMMVDTNNMRVMHILAEATNIIAEGEVQQLMNTHDASLTEAAYLNVIRSKTAKLFEASARLAAVLAGSPEHVEKACADYGQALGTAFQVIDDVLDYDGDAAEMGKNLGDDLREGKVTLPLIIAMQRGTAEQCALIKNAIEVGETDNLPAVIEIVKTTGALDATRQAAAAQAQLAIDAIANLTNNAYTRGLLQLAASLLDRRI from the coding sequence ATGCGCGAAGTGGACAAAGTCATCGCCGCACGCCTCAGCTCTTCGGTGCCGCTGGTGAGCCAAGTGGCGCAGTACATCATCTCCGCGGGTGGCAAGCGCCTGCGTCCCGCCCTGCTGCTGCTGCTGTCCGGCGCGCTCGAATACAAGGACGCGCAGCGCTTCAATCTGGCCGCCGTGGTGGAATTCATCCACACCGCCACCCTGCTGCACGACGACGTGGTCGACGAATCCACCCTGCGCCGTGGCCGACCCACCGCCAACGAGAACTTCGGCAACCCGGCCAGCGTGCTGGTGGGCGATTTTCTGTACTCGCGCGCCTTCCAGATGATGGTCGACACGAACAACATGCGTGTCATGCACATCCTGGCCGAAGCGACGAACATCATCGCCGAGGGCGAGGTCCAGCAGCTCATGAACACGCATGACGCGTCGCTCACCGAAGCCGCCTACCTGAACGTCATCCGCTCCAAGACCGCCAAGCTGTTCGAGGCCAGCGCGCGACTCGCAGCCGTTCTGGCCGGAAGCCCCGAGCATGTCGAAAAGGCCTGCGCCGACTACGGACAGGCACTCGGCACCGCCTTCCAGGTCATCGACGACGTGCTCGACTACGACGGCGACGCCGCCGAAATGGGCAAGAACCTCGGCGACGACCTGCGCGAAGGCAAGGTCACCCTGCCCCTGATCATCGCCATGCAACGCGGCACTGCCGAGCAATGCGCGCTGATCAAAAACGCCATCGAAGTGGGTGAAACCGACAACCTGCCAGCGGTGATCGAGATCGTCAAAACCACAGGAGCACTTGACGCCACCCGCCAGGCAGCCGCCGCGCAAGCCCAACTCGCCATCGACGCCATCGCCAACCTTACTAACAACGCATATACACGCGGATTATTACAATTGGCGGCTTCACTGCTTGATCGCCGCATCTAA
- a CDS encoding type II secretion system F family protein codes for MATAASRGIKDFVFEWEGKDRSGKVVRGEIRAAGENQVKATLRRQGVLATKIKKRRMRSGKKIKPKDIALFTRQMATMMKAGVPLLQAFDIVGRGNTNPSVTKLLNDIRSDVETGTSLNAAFRKFPMYFDSLYCNLVEAGEQAGILESLLDRLATYMEKTEAIKSKIKSALMYPCAVVVVAFVVVTVIMIFVIPAFKEVFTSFGADLPAPTLIVMGISEFFVAYWWLIFGVIGGGGYFFMQAWKRSEKMQRFMDRALLKMPIFGDLINKSCIARWTRTLSTMFAAGVPLVEALDSVGGASGNSVYSEATTKIQNEVSTGTSLTNAMTNANVFPSMVIQMVAIGEESGSIDHMLGKSADFYEAEVDEMVAGLSSLMEPIIIVFLGGLIGGIVVSMYLPIFKLGQVV; via the coding sequence ATGGCAACTGCAGCATCGAGGGGAATCAAGGACTTCGTCTTTGAGTGGGAAGGCAAGGACCGCAGTGGCAAGGTCGTGCGCGGTGAAATTCGCGCGGCTGGTGAAAATCAGGTCAAGGCCACCTTGCGCCGTCAGGGCGTGCTCGCCACCAAGATCAAGAAGCGCCGCATGCGCTCGGGCAAGAAGATCAAGCCCAAGGACATCGCGCTGTTCACTCGCCAGATGGCGACGATGATGAAAGCGGGTGTGCCCTTGCTGCAGGCCTTTGACATTGTGGGCCGCGGCAACACGAATCCCAGCGTCACCAAGCTGCTCAACGACATCCGCAGCGATGTGGAAACCGGTACGTCGCTGAACGCCGCTTTCCGCAAATTTCCGATGTATTTCGACAGCCTCTACTGCAATCTGGTCGAGGCCGGCGAGCAGGCCGGTATTCTGGAATCGCTGCTGGATCGCTTGGCGACCTACATGGAAAAGACAGAAGCGATCAAGTCCAAGATCAAATCTGCCTTGATGTATCCGTGTGCTGTGGTGGTGGTCGCCTTCGTGGTGGTGACCGTGATCATGATTTTCGTGATTCCTGCGTTCAAGGAAGTCTTTACCTCGTTCGGTGCCGACCTGCCTGCTCCCACCTTGATCGTGATGGGCATCAGCGAGTTCTTCGTTGCCTATTGGTGGCTGATCTTCGGCGTCATTGGCGGCGGCGGCTACTTCTTCATGCAGGCATGGAAGCGCAGCGAGAAGATGCAGCGGTTCATGGATCGCGCTCTTCTGAAAATGCCTATCTTTGGTGACCTGATCAACAAGTCCTGTATCGCGCGCTGGACACGAACCCTCTCCACCATGTTCGCCGCCGGTGTTCCCTTGGTGGAAGCGCTGGACTCGGTGGGTGGTGCCTCGGGCAATTCGGTGTACAGCGAAGCCACGACCAAGATCCAGAACGAAGTATCGACGGGCACCAGCCTGACCAATGCGATGACCAATGCGAACGTCTTCCCATCCATGGTCATCCAGATGGTGGCCATCGGTGAAGAATCCGGTTCGATCGACCACATGCTTGGCAAGTCCGCCGACTTCTATGAAGCGGAAGTGGACGAAATGGTGGCGGGCCTCTCCAGTCTGATGGAGCCCATCATCATCGTGTTCCTCGGCGGCCTGATTGGCGGTATCGTCGTGTCGATGTACCTGCCTATCTTCAAGCTCGGCCAGGTTGTCTGA
- the rpmA gene encoding 50S ribosomal protein L27 yields the protein MAQKKGGGSTRNGRDSKPKMLGVKAYGGELISAGSIIVRQRGTRIHAGDNVGQGKDHTLFALVDGHVSFGHKGALNKHTVSITKV from the coding sequence ATGGCACAGAAAAAAGGCGGCGGCTCTACGCGCAACGGTCGTGACTCCAAGCCAAAAATGCTGGGCGTCAAGGCTTACGGTGGTGAACTGATCAGCGCTGGCTCGATCATCGTTCGTCAACGCGGCACACGTATTCACGCTGGTGACAACGTGGGCCAGGGCAAGGATCACACTCTGTTCGCACTGGTGGACGGTCATGTGAGCTTTGGCCACAAGGGTGCTCTGAACAAGCACACAGTGAGCATCACCAAGGTGTAA
- a CDS encoding DNA gyrase inhibitor YacG, with protein sequence MSQNETTSATPPKHVKCPTCGGDSLYSPANRFRPFCSERCKMIDLGAWGNEDFRVPAEAPPEDNIYGDPKLEP encoded by the coding sequence ATGAGCCAGAACGAAACCACTTCGGCCACACCCCCAAAGCATGTGAAATGCCCCACCTGCGGCGGCGACAGTCTGTACAGCCCCGCCAATCGCTTTCGCCCCTTCTGCAGCGAACGCTGCAAGATGATCGATCTGGGCGCGTGGGGCAACGAGGACTTCCGCGTTCCTGCGGAAGCACCGCCTGAAGACAATATCTACGGCGATCCGAAACTGGAGCCGTGA
- the rplU gene encoding 50S ribosomal protein L21: protein MYAVIKTGGKQYRVAAGEKIKVEQIAADVGQEIVIDQVLAVGNGAELKVGAPLVSGASVKATVVAHGKHDKVRIFKLRRRKHYAKSQGHRQQFTELLIGAIAA from the coding sequence ATGTACGCGGTCATAAAAACCGGTGGCAAGCAATATCGCGTTGCTGCTGGCGAAAAAATCAAAGTAGAACAGATTGCTGCGGACGTAGGCCAGGAGATTGTGATCGACCAGGTTCTGGCAGTCGGCAACGGCGCTGAACTCAAGGTTGGTGCACCCCTGGTGTCCGGCGCATCTGTGAAGGCAACGGTTGTTGCTCACGGCAAGCACGACAAAGTGCGCATCTTCAAGCTGCGTCGTCGTAAGCACTATGCTAAGTCTCAAGGTCACCGTCAACAGTTCACCGAACTGCTGATCGGCGCTATTGCTGCTTAA
- a CDS encoding A24 family peptidase: protein MDAVAIGILGLLIGSFLNVVIHRLPIMMDRDWVQEVLLFAADKGLKVTDDKGETLEAKESEPFSLVGWLSRLVKKDATPADEDKFNLMTPASRCPHCGHAIRWYENMPVVSYIALGGKCSGCKARISPRYPLVELVTGAFFYFSATKWGWSMTTLMWCGFSAAIIALAMIDWDTTLLPDSITLPLLWAGLLGSAIHWLPVPLMDSVMGAAAGYLSLWFVYWVYKFVTGKIGMGHGDFKLLAALGAWFGWTALVPIILMASVIGAIVGIGMKLMSSLREGKYVPFGPFLALGGLTAMVVGPNRILHTVLSVFGL from the coding sequence ATGGATGCCGTTGCCATTGGCATCCTTGGTTTGCTCATTGGCAGTTTTTTGAATGTGGTGATTCATCGTCTGCCGATCATGATGGATCGGGATTGGGTTCAGGAAGTCCTTCTCTTCGCAGCAGACAAGGGCCTCAAGGTCACCGACGACAAAGGCGAAACACTCGAAGCCAAGGAAAGTGAGCCTTTCAGCCTCGTGGGTTGGCTTTCGAGACTGGTGAAAAAAGACGCCACTCCAGCCGATGAAGACAAGTTCAACCTCATGACCCCTGCCTCGCGTTGTCCACATTGCGGACACGCGATTCGCTGGTACGAGAACATGCCTGTCGTGAGCTACATCGCGCTGGGCGGCAAGTGTTCTGGTTGCAAGGCGCGCATCAGCCCGCGCTACCCTCTGGTTGAACTGGTCACTGGCGCCTTCTTCTATTTTTCCGCCACCAAGTGGGGCTGGTCGATGACGACGCTGATGTGGTGCGGCTTCTCGGCTGCCATCATCGCGCTGGCCATGATCGACTGGGATACGACGCTCCTGCCCGACAGCATCACCCTGCCGTTGCTTTGGGCAGGCCTGCTCGGCTCGGCCATCCACTGGTTGCCTGTACCGTTGATGGATTCCGTCATGGGTGCGGCGGCAGGCTACCTGTCTCTGTGGTTCGTGTATTGGGTGTACAAGTTTGTGACCGGCAAGATCGGCATGGGGCACGGCGACTTCAAGCTGCTGGCGGCTCTTGGTGCATGGTTCGGTTGGACAGCGCTCGTGCCCATTATCCTGATGGCCTCGGTCATCGGTGCGATTGTCGGCATCGGAATGAAGCTGATGAGTTCTTTGCGCGAAGGCAAGTACGTGCCATTCGGCCCGTTTCTCGCGCTTGGCGGACTGACCGCCATGGTCGTTGGTCCCAACCGCATTCTGCACACCGTGCTCTCGGTCTTCGGACTGTGA
- a CDS encoding NUDIX domain-containing protein, with product MADSENTVPRKHTEVAVGILLKRDGGAMLLTSRPEGKPYAGYWEFPGGKLEAGETVEEALRRELQEELGITIGAASVWKVTEHDYPHALVRLHWCKVYDWQGEFEMREGQNMAWQDWPPTVKPILPGAVPVLEWFAEERGERFDPSVIG from the coding sequence ATGGCTGATTCGGAAAACACCGTGCCGCGCAAGCACACGGAAGTGGCGGTCGGCATTCTGCTCAAGCGCGATGGCGGCGCGATGCTGCTGACTTCGCGCCCCGAGGGCAAGCCGTACGCGGGCTACTGGGAGTTTCCGGGTGGCAAGCTTGAAGCGGGTGAAACCGTGGAGGAGGCGCTGCGCCGCGAGCTGCAGGAAGAGCTGGGCATCACCATCGGCGCGGCCAGCGTCTGGAAGGTGACCGAGCACGACTACCCGCATGCGCTGGTGCGCTTGCATTGGTGCAAGGTCTACGACTGGCAGGGCGAGTTTGAGATGCGCGAAGGCCAGAACATGGCTTGGCAGGACTGGCCGCCCACGGTCAAGCCGATCTTGCCTGGCGCAGTGCCGGTGCTGGAGTGGTTTGCCGAAGAACGCGGTGAGCGCTTTGATCCGTCAGTGATCGGCTGA
- the zapD gene encoding cell division protein ZapD, with product MILYEYPFNERLRTYLRLEQLFRRLGELIPRAHPLDHHFALVTIFEIMDVAARADLKTDVLKDLDKQKLLLDSYRGNPSISERVLDGFVAQLDGCFSDLNAQSGKTGQALTENEWLMAIRSRVGIPGGTCSFDLPAYHAWRNLPQEKRQRDLEDWSHTLAPLAESVFVLLRLMRDAGMPQKVVTTRGQFQQTLPHGRTFNLLRLRIDPAFKLVPEISGNRLLVSVRMMQQDESGKMLPATEEANFELTLCS from the coding sequence GTGATTCTCTACGAATATCCTTTCAACGAACGCCTGAGAACCTACTTACGGTTGGAGCAGCTGTTTCGCCGCCTTGGCGAGCTGATCCCGCGCGCGCATCCTCTGGACCATCATTTCGCCTTGGTCACCATCTTCGAGATCATGGACGTGGCTGCCCGCGCCGACCTCAAGACCGATGTGCTCAAGGATCTCGACAAGCAAAAGCTGTTGCTCGATTCCTATCGCGGCAACCCCTCCATTTCCGAACGTGTGCTCGATGGTTTTGTCGCGCAGTTGGACGGCTGCTTCAGCGACCTCAATGCGCAAAGTGGCAAGACAGGCCAAGCACTCACTGAGAACGAATGGCTGATGGCCATCCGCAGCCGCGTGGGCATCCCCGGTGGCACCTGCAGTTTTGACCTGCCCGCTTACCACGCATGGCGCAACCTGCCTCAGGAAAAGCGTCAGCGTGATCTGGAAGACTGGTCGCACACGCTGGCACCGCTTGCGGAATCGGTGTTCGTACTGCTGCGCCTGATGCGCGACGCCGGTATGCCACAGAAAGTGGTGACCACGCGCGGACAGTTCCAGCAGACCTTGCCGCACGGCCGCACCTTCAACCTGCTGCGCCTGCGCATTGATCCTGCGTTCAAGCTGGTTCCCGAAATCAGCGGCAACCGCCTGCTGGTGTCGGTGCGCATGATGCAACAGGATGAAAGCGGCAAGATGCTTCCCGCCACGGAAGAAGCCAACTTCGAGTTGACGCTCTGCTCCTGA
- the coaE gene encoding dephospho-CoA kinase (Dephospho-CoA kinase (CoaE) performs the final step in coenzyme A biosynthesis.) yields the protein MLRDLGAALIDADQIARSATAAGGAAIPQIRAVFGDDFVDASGALDRARMRDLVFNDASAKGRLEAIVHPLVGQTTWAAAKAAEQAGSKVIVFDIPLLVESRRWPSQLDRVIVVDCTHETQITRVHQRNGLAREAVESIIAAQASREQRRAAADWVIFNDGLSLLDLQTKAREIARQFGL from the coding sequence ATGTTGCGCGACCTCGGCGCTGCGCTCATCGACGCCGACCAGATCGCACGCTCGGCGACTGCAGCGGGTGGCGCCGCCATTCCACAGATTCGCGCCGTATTCGGCGACGACTTCGTGGATGCATCCGGCGCATTGGATCGTGCACGCATGCGTGACCTCGTGTTCAACGACGCCAGCGCCAAAGGGCGGCTCGAAGCCATCGTGCATCCTCTCGTCGGCCAGACCACATGGGCAGCAGCCAAGGCCGCAGAGCAAGCGGGCAGTAAGGTGATCGTGTTCGACATTCCCCTGCTCGTGGAGTCCCGCCGTTGGCCATCGCAACTCGACCGCGTGATTGTGGTCGACTGTACCCATGAAACGCAGATCACGCGCGTCCATCAACGCAATGGGCTGGCACGCGAAGCTGTCGAGTCCATCATCGCGGCGCAAGCCAGCCGCGAGCAGCGCCGGGCCGCTGCGGATTGGGTGATTTTTAACGATGGGTTGTCTTTGTTAGATCTGCAAACAAAAGCTCGCGAGATCGCAAGGCAGTTCGGGCTATGA
- the pilB gene encoding type IV-A pilus assembly ATPase PilB encodes MAAVDTAPKSATPIVLPGLARALMSAGKLDQKAAEDIAKKAQATRSTFIAELIGSGTITSADLAHTISSVFGAPLIDVSVFDPLKLPKEVLDAKICMTYRVAVLSKRGNRLIIATADPTDHEAAEQIKFTTQMGVDWIIAEYDKLGKFVEQASKGASEALDSIVSGGGGDFEFGDVQVEEETESQDVGQDVEDAPIVKFLQKMLIDAFNMRASDLHFEPYEHTYRVRFRIDGELREISSPPPAIKEKLASRIKVISRLDISEKRVPQDGRMKLKIGADRVIDFRVSTLPTLFGEKIVIRILDPSSAKLGIEALGYEPEEKERLLTAIVRPYGMILVTGPTGSGKTVSLYTCLNLLNKPGVNISTAEDPSEINLPGVNQVNVNDKAGLTFSVALKAFLRQDPDIIMVGEIRDLETADIAIKAAQTGHMVLSTLHTNDAPTTLTRMRNMGIAPFNIASSVILITAQRLARRLCPNCKEPADIPHESLVEAGYKEEDIDGSWVTYKPVGCSACNNGYKGRVGIYEVMPISEEMQRIILRDGSALEIAQQARIEGVRSLRQSGLYKAKIGMTSLEEVLACTNE; translated from the coding sequence ATGGCCGCTGTAGACACTGCCCCCAAAAGCGCGACCCCCATTGTTCTGCCTGGTTTGGCACGAGCCTTGATGTCCGCTGGCAAGCTCGATCAGAAGGCCGCAGAGGACATCGCCAAGAAGGCGCAAGCCACGCGCAGCACCTTCATCGCCGAGCTGATCGGCTCCGGTACGATCACATCGGCTGATCTGGCACATACGATTTCCAGCGTCTTCGGCGCCCCGCTGATTGACGTTTCGGTATTCGATCCGCTCAAGCTGCCCAAAGAAGTGCTGGATGCCAAGATTTGCATGACCTACCGCGTGGCGGTACTCAGCAAGCGCGGAAATCGTCTCATCATTGCAACAGCCGACCCCACGGATCACGAGGCGGCCGAACAGATCAAGTTCACCACCCAGATGGGGGTCGACTGGATCATTGCCGAGTACGACAAGCTCGGCAAATTCGTTGAACAGGCGAGCAAAGGAGCCAGCGAAGCGCTCGACAGCATTGTCTCGGGCGGGGGGGGTGACTTCGAGTTTGGCGATGTCCAGGTCGAAGAGGAAACAGAGTCTCAGGACGTGGGCCAGGACGTCGAAGACGCGCCCATCGTCAAGTTCCTGCAGAAGATGCTGATCGATGCGTTCAACATGCGCGCGTCGGACTTGCACTTCGAGCCCTACGAGCACACCTACCGCGTGCGTTTTCGCATCGATGGCGAGTTGCGCGAAATCTCCAGCCCGCCCCCAGCGATCAAGGAAAAGCTGGCATCGCGCATCAAGGTGATCTCGCGGCTGGACATTTCAGAAAAGCGCGTGCCGCAGGACGGGCGAATGAAGCTCAAGATCGGTGCGGATCGTGTCATCGATTTCCGCGTGAGCACCTTGCCCACGCTGTTCGGCGAGAAGATCGTGATCCGTATTCTCGACCCGAGCAGCGCCAAGCTCGGCATCGAAGCGCTCGGCTATGAGCCCGAGGAAAAAGAGCGTCTGCTGACGGCGATCGTGCGCCCATACGGAATGATTCTGGTCACAGGCCCCACGGGTTCGGGCAAGACCGTGTCGCTCTACACCTGTCTGAACCTGCTGAACAAGCCGGGCGTGAACATTTCCACGGCCGAAGATCCGTCGGAAATCAACTTGCCCGGCGTGAATCAGGTCAATGTGAACGACAAGGCGGGGTTGACCTTTTCTGTCGCGCTCAAGGCCTTTCTGCGCCAGGATCCCGACATCATCATGGTCGGCGAAATCCGTGACCTCGAAACCGCCGACATCGCCATCAAGGCAGCGCAGACTGGTCACATGGTGCTCTCGACCCTGCACACCAACGACGCGCCCACCACGTTGACGCGTATGCGCAACATGGGCATCGCGCCGTTCAATATTGCATCGAGCGTGATTCTGATCACCGCTCAGCGTCTGGCCCGGCGTCTGTGCCCCAACTGCAAGGAGCCTGCCGATATTCCGCACGAATCACTGGTGGAGGCGGGCTACAAGGAAGAGGACATCGACGGTTCGTGGGTCACCTACAAACCGGTGGGCTGCAGCGCCTGCAACAATGGCTACAAAGGACGCGTTGGCATCTATGAGGTCATGCCCATTTCCGAGGAGATGCAACGCATCATCCTGCGCGATGGCAGCGCGTTGGAAATTGCCCAGCAAGCACGCATCGAAGGGGTGCGTTCTTTGCGTCAGTCCGGCCTGTACAAGGCAAAAATAGGCATGACATCGCTGGAAGAAGTTCTGGCCTGCACCAACGAATAA
- the cgtA gene encoding Obg family GTPase CgtA has translation MKFVDEAFIDIAAGDGGNGCVSFRHEKYKEFGGPDGGDGGRGGHVFAVADPNLNTLVDYRFSRRHEAQRGEHGKGSDMFGSAGKDVTLRMPVGTILTDADTGEVLFELLNAGDVITIAKGGDGGFGNLRFKSAINRAPRQKTPGFPGERRNLKLELKVLADVGLLGLPNAGKSTFIAAVSNARPKIADYPFTTLHPNLGVVRVGPEQSFVIADIPGLIEGASEGAGLGHLFLRHLQRTRLLLHIVDVAPFDDNVDPVAQAKAIVEELRKYDAELHSKPRWLVLNKLDMVPEEDRAKLVKDFVKRFKWKGPVFEISALTREGCEPLIKSIFQHVHAEQVAQNSTPEVDPRFLSKDEVDVHDDPRFDPRFDPRFASGDDDQA, from the coding sequence ATGAAGTTCGTTGACGAAGCCTTTATCGACATTGCCGCCGGCGACGGGGGCAATGGCTGCGTGTCGTTCCGCCACGAGAAGTACAAGGAATTTGGCGGTCCCGATGGCGGTGACGGTGGCCGTGGTGGGCATGTGTTTGCCGTGGCCGATCCGAATCTGAACACGTTGGTCGACTACCGTTTCTCGCGCCGCCACGAGGCGCAGCGCGGTGAGCATGGCAAGGGCTCGGACATGTTCGGCTCGGCAGGCAAGGATGTGACGCTGCGCATGCCGGTAGGCACGATCCTGACCGATGCCGACACGGGCGAGGTGCTGTTCGAGCTGCTCAATGCGGGTGATGTGATCACCATTGCCAAGGGTGGCGATGGCGGTTTCGGCAATCTGCGTTTCAAGAGCGCGATCAACCGCGCGCCGCGCCAGAAGACGCCCGGTTTCCCTGGCGAGCGTCGCAATCTGAAGCTGGAACTCAAGGTGCTGGCGGACGTGGGTCTGCTGGGTCTGCCGAATGCGGGCAAGTCGACGTTCATTGCGGCGGTGTCCAATGCGCGCCCGAAGATTGCCGACTACCCATTCACCACGCTGCACCCGAATCTGGGTGTGGTGCGCGTCGGTCCCGAGCAGAGCTTCGTGATCGCCGACATTCCCGGGCTGATCGAAGGCGCTTCGGAAGGCGCGGGTCTGGGACATCTGTTCCTGCGCCATCTGCAGCGCACGCGCCTGTTGCTGCATATTGTTGACGTGGCTCCGTTCGATGACAACGTCGATCCGGTCGCGCAGGCCAAGGCGATCGTGGAAGAGCTGCGCAAGTACGATGCCGAGCTGCACAGCAAGCCGCGCTGGCTGGTGCTCAACAAGCTGGACATGGTGCCCGAAGAGGACCGTGCCAAGCTGGTCAAGGACTTCGTCAAGCGCTTCAAGTGGAAGGGCCCGGTGTTCGAGATTTCCGCGCTCACGCGTGAAGGTTGCGAGCCGCTGATCAAGTCGATCTTCCAGCATGTGCACGCCGAGCAGGTGGCACAGAACTCGACGCCTGAGGTCGATCCGCGTTTCCTGTCCAAGGATGAGGTGGATGTGCACGACGATCCGCGTTTTGATCCACGCTTCGACCCGCGCTTTGCGTCGGGTGACGACGATCAAGCCTGA
- a CDS encoding RNA pyrophosphohydrolase: MLDRDGFRPNVGIILLNQRNQVFWGKRIRTHSWQFPQGGIDRGESPEQAMFRELHEEVGLMPDHVRIIARTRDWLRYEVPDRYIRRDARGHYKGQKQIWYLLQLVGHDWDLNLRATNHPEFDAWRWNDYWVPLDVVVEFKRGVYEMALTELARFLPRHEQRNRYLRSGMRSRDGLPVPDVIQPTATRFNSMMLKPGMELPPGASFDPNPQSRALAPDDELIGQPSQILAQPKGMQHDE, encoded by the coding sequence ATGCTCGACCGGGACGGATTTCGCCCGAACGTCGGCATCATCCTGCTCAACCAGAGGAACCAGGTATTCTGGGGAAAAAGGATACGGACGCACAGTTGGCAGTTCCCTCAAGGTGGCATTGATCGCGGGGAATCCCCCGAGCAAGCCATGTTCCGGGAGCTTCACGAGGAAGTCGGGCTCATGCCCGACCACGTCCGAATCATTGCCCGCACGCGGGACTGGTTGCGCTACGAGGTGCCTGACCGGTATATCCGCCGCGATGCGCGCGGACATTACAAGGGCCAGAAGCAGATCTGGTATCTCCTGCAATTGGTGGGCCACGACTGGGATTTGAACCTGCGTGCCACCAATCATCCAGAGTTCGACGCTTGGCGTTGGAACGACTATTGGGTTCCGCTCGATGTAGTGGTGGAATTCAAGCGCGGCGTCTATGAAATGGCGCTCACCGAACTGGCGCGCTTTCTGCCGCGCCACGAACAGCGCAACCGGTATCTCAGAAGCGGCATGCGATCGAGAGATGGCCTGCCTGTTCCTGATGTGATTCAGCCCACGGCCACGCGCTTCAACTCGATGATGCTGAAGCCGGGCATGGAATTGCCGCCGGGCGCAAGCTTCGATCCAAACCCGCAAAGCCGGGCTCTGGCACCGGACGATGAACTGATCGGGCAACCGTCGCAGATTCTGGCTCAGCCCAAGGGCATGCAACACGACGAGTGA
- the proB gene encoding glutamate 5-kinase: MVSNVLSDARRIVVKVGSSLVTNEGKGLDEVAIGEWSRQMAALVHGDDGVRREVIMVSSGAIAEGMKRLGWTTRPSEIHELQAAAAVGQMGLAQMYETKLREQGMRNAQVLLTHADLADRERYLNARITLLTLLRLGVVPVINENDTVVTDEIKFGDNDTLGALVANLVEADALVILTDQKGLYTADPRRDPNAKFVDVAEAGDPALEEMAGGAGSSIGKGGMITKILAAKRAAGSGASTVIAWGREKDVLIRLAKGESIGTLLVAQTQKTQARKQWMADHLQMRGAVTVDAGAAAMLIGSGKSLLPIGMIAVEGDFVRGDVIGIKDATGVEIARGLANYASAEARLLCRKPSSEFEHLLGYTAEPEMVHRDNLVLAHH; the protein is encoded by the coding sequence ATGGTCTCCAATGTTTTGAGCGATGCGCGTCGCATCGTGGTGAAGGTCGGCTCCAGTCTCGTGACCAACGAGGGCAAGGGGCTGGATGAGGTCGCCATCGGCGAATGGAGCCGCCAGATGGCGGCTCTTGTGCATGGCGACGACGGTGTGCGCCGCGAGGTCATCATGGTCTCGAGCGGCGCGATTGCCGAAGGCATGAAGCGTCTGGGCTGGACAACCCGCCCGAGCGAAATCCACGAGTTGCAGGCAGCGGCTGCTGTCGGTCAGATGGGCTTGGCTCAAATGTATGAAACCAAGCTGCGTGAGCAAGGCATGCGCAATGCGCAGGTGCTGCTGACGCACGCCGACCTGGCTGATCGTGAGCGCTATCTGAACGCGCGCATCACGCTGCTGACGCTCTTGCGTCTGGGTGTGGTTCCGGTCATCAACGAGAACGACACGGTCGTGACCGACGAAATCAAATTCGGTGACAACGATACGCTGGGCGCGCTCGTGGCCAACTTGGTCGAAGCCGATGCGCTGGTGATCCTCACCGACCAGAAGGGCTTGTACACCGCCGATCCTCGCCGTGATCCGAACGCCAAGTTCGTGGACGTGGCGGAGGCGGGTGATCCTGCGTTGGAAGAAATGGCGGGCGGTGCGGGCTCCAGCATCGGCAAGGGCGGCATGATCACCAAGATTCTGGCGGCCAAGCGCGCTGCGGGCTCGGGTGCTTCCACCGTGATTGCCTGGGGGCGCGAAAAAGACGTGCTGATTCGTCTGGCCAAGGGCGAGTCCATCGGCACGCTGCTGGTTGCGCAGACCCAGAAGACGCAGGCGCGCAAGCAGTGGATGGCCGATCACCTGCAGATGCGTGGTGCGGTGACCGTCGATGCCGGTGCGGCCGCGATGTTGATCGGCAGTGGCAAGAGCCTGCTGCCGATTGGCATGATTGCCGTCGAGGGCGATTTTGTGCGCGGCGATGTCATCGGCATCAAGGATGCGACTGGCGTGGAAATCGCGCGTGGCTTGGCCAATTACGCGAGTGCCGAAGCACGTCTGCTGTGCCGCAAGCCTTCATCGGAATTCGAACATCTCCTCGGCTACACCGCAGAGCCCGAGATGGTGCACCGCGACAATCTGGTGCTGGCGCATCACTGA